One window from the genome of Magnolia sinica isolate HGM2019 chromosome 4, MsV1, whole genome shotgun sequence encodes:
- the LOC131243567 gene encoding ankyrin repeat-containing protein At5g02620 produces the protein MEMPEMPQKPPRKKMTKQLTGKRDDTPLHTAARNGNLAMVMQIISGAEGEELDDLLMKENQAGENALFVAAEYGYIDVVREMIKYHDIVSAGVKAKNGYDAFHIAARQGDIEILKVLLGALPELSMTVDLSNTTALHTAATQGHIEVVNFLLEVDGSLAKIARSNGKTALHSAARNGHVEVVKALLSNEPGISTRTDKKGQTAFHMAVKGQNLELVEELLKCEPLVINMVDSKRNTALHIATRKGRAQIVRRLLEFEGTDTKAINRSGETALDTAEKTNNPGIAAILREFGVQPARALKPPSAARELKQTVSDIKHEVHSQLEHTRQTRRRVQGIAKRLNKLHEEGLNNAINSTTVVAVLIASVAFAAIFTVPGEYANSPERLGPGISMGEANIANQTAFMIFFVLDSISLFISLAVVVVQTSIVVIERKAKKQMMAIINKLMWLACVLVSVAYLALAFVVVGETERWLAVWVTVIGTTIMAATIGTMCYWVVMHRIEASNLRSIRRTSASRDHSFTMSVVSDTELLNNDYKRMYAI, from the exons ATGGAGATGCCGGAGATGCCACAAAAGCCACCAAGGAAGAAGATGACGAAGCAATTGACAGGGAAACGCGATGATACTCCGCTGCATACGGCCGCAAGGAACGGAAATCTAGCCATGGTTATGCAAATTATCTCTGGAGCTGAGGGTGAGGAGCTGGATGATTTGTTGATGAAAGAGAATCAAGCGGGCGAAAACGCTCTCTTCGTAGCTGCTGAGTATGGGTACATCGATGTTGTGAGAGAAATGATTAAGTACCATGATATCGTGTCCGCCGGCGTGAAAGCAAAGAATGGTTATGATGCGTTCCATATTGCGGCCAGACAAGGGGACATAG AGATCTTGAAGGTGCTTCTGGGTGCTCTTCCAGAACTCTCCATGACTGTCGATTTATCAAACACGACGGCATTACACACAGCCGCAACACAAGGTCATATAGAGGTGGTGAACTTTCTCCTAGAAGTCGATGGCAGTCTAGCAAAGATAGCAAGAAGCAATGGCAAAACCGCCTTGCATTCCGCAGCAAGGAACGGGCATGTGGAGGTGGTGAAAGCCCTTCTAAGCAATGAGCCTGGAATTTCAACAAGAACAGATAAGAAGGGGCAGACAGCATTTCACATGGCAGTGAAGGGTCAAAACCTTGAGCTTGTTGAAGAGCTTCTCAAGTGTGAGCCTTTGGTGATCAACATGGTAGACAGCAAGAGAAATACAGCATTGCATATTGCAACTCGGAAGGGCCGAGCTCAG ATTGTAAGACGGCTACTCGAGTTTGAAGGGACTGATACCAAAGCAATCAACAGGTCAGGTGAAACTGCACTTGACACCGCTGAGAAAACCAACAACCCAGGCATTGCGGCCATCCTACGTGAGTTCGGTGTCCAACCTGCAAGGGCCCTCAAACCTCCGAGCGCCGCCCGAGAACTGAAACAAACAGTCAGCGACATAAAGCACGAGGTCCATTCCCAGCTTGAACACACCCGCCAGACGCGTAGACGCGTGCAAGGCATTGCCAAGCGGCTCAACAAGCTCCACGAGGAGGGCCTCAACAACGCAATAAACTCCACCACAGTGGTCGCTGTCCTCATCGCCTCTGTTGCTTTTGCGGCCATCTTCACTGTCCCTGGTGAGTACGCCAACAGCCCCGAAAGACTCGGACCAGGCATCTCCATGGGAGAAGCCAACATTGCGAATCAGACAGCATTCATGATCTTCTTCGTGTTGGACTCGATATCTCTCTTCATATCACTGGCCGTAGTGGTTGTACAGACGTCGATTGTGGTTATAGAACGGAAGGCGAAGAAGCAAATGATGGCGATTATAAACAAGCTAATGTGGTTGGCATGCGTGCTTGTATCAGTCGCGTATCTAGCACTGGCATTTGTTGTTGTAGGGGAGACTGAGAGGTGGTTGGCAGTTTGGGTGACAGTTATTGGGACAACAATCATGGCTGCGACAATAGGGACCATGTGTTATTGGGTGGTGATGCACCGGATCGAAGCATCGAATCTTAGGAGCATCAGAAGGACGTCGGCGAGTCGGGATCACTCATTTACCATGTCGGTAGTGTCCGATACTGAGCTTCTAAACAACGATTATAAGAGAATGTACGCGATTTGA